Proteins encoded in a region of the Phaenicophaeus curvirostris isolate KB17595 chromosome 1, BPBGC_Pcur_1.0, whole genome shotgun sequence genome:
- the BCL2L14 gene encoding LOW QUALITY PROTEIN: apoptosis facilitator Bcl-2-like protein 14 (The sequence of the model RefSeq protein was modified relative to this genomic sequence to represent the inferred CDS: inserted 1 base in 1 codon; substituted 2 bases at 2 genomic stop codons), whose protein sequence is MSSPNDVSMEEIPLEDDERDSIEYKILMAYAQCRLSVSKYRKLLKNXANVQKPSSFIRRKVKTDHXKDKDGPIEGAVXESGVVQQHSKKQLKRKSLSGYCLPFFCSRAEQEKPPMSPLPQGGVSCRFVPEEQSERFQEGNSQHQTGETADVNHIADKLAQLVTSRSQEPPSDVSFKIMLQGPSQEQDDSYPTDGSEGKEHGLLLQSSNKSWLKDRVFYHYFKDMLSYTFFKRITDLFLEDVSAGSTKKPGGQVQCTKLVFTMEVVNRLTAVDNHPMNLVLGFRLNYPREHFKPWIQDQGGWEKALTSLDQEEVE, encoded by the exons ATGTCTTCACCAAATGATGTCAGTATGGAAGAAATACCACTGGAAGATGACGAGCGAGACAGCATAGAATACAAGATCCTAATGGCCTATGCCCAGTGTCGGTTGTCTGTCAGCAAATACAggaaacttctgaaaaattagGCTAATGTGCAGAAACCATCATCCTTCATTAGAAGAAAAGTAAAGACAGACC CCAAGGATAAAGATGGACCAATCGAAGGGGCAGTTTAGGAGAGCGGTGTGGTGCAACAGCACAGCAAAAAgcaattgaaaagaaaatccctGTCAGGATATTGTCTACcatttttctgcagcagagcagagcaggaaaagcCCCCAATGTCACCATTGCCCCAAGGAGGAGTGTCATGTAGGTTCGTTCCTGAAGAACAATCTGAAAGATTTCAAGAAGGGAATTCTCAGCATCAGA CAGGTGAAACAGCAGATGTCAACCACATTGCAGACAAACTCGCCCAGCTTGTTACTTCCAGATCCCAGGAACCTCCTTCAGATGTGTCATTCAAGATAATGCTTCAGGGTCCATCTCAGGAGCAAGATGATAGCTATCCTACTGATGGAAGTGAGGGCAAGGAACATG GACTGCTCTTGCAGTCCTCTAACAAGTCCTGGCTG AAGGACAGGGTTTTCTatcattattttaaagacatGCTGTCCTACACCTTCTTCAAGAGGATCACTGATTTGTTTCTGGAGGATGTCTCAGCAGGCTCAACAAAAAAGCCAGGAGGCCAAGTACAATGCACAAAACTTGTTTTTACAATGGAAGTTGTCAACAGACTTACTGCTGTGGACAACCACCCTATGAACTTAGTCTTGGGCTTCAGATTAAACTACCCCAGAGAACACTTCAAGCCATGGATTCAGGATCAGGGTGGCTGG GAGAAGGCTTTGACTTCACTGGATCAGGAAGAAGTAGAGTAA